The DNA segment GAATAATGTGTAACTTGAAGGGATTGAAGAGAATGATGGTATTCATGATTTTGCTGTTTTTGTCCTTTTTGGTTGCTAGAGGTTGGAGAACGGGGCGATATTATTGAAATAACCCTACTTGGCTCGTCTGAGCATGTGAAATAgagtcaaaggagcaggaatttcTCCTTCCCCTCTACTGAAGCGCCTATCACTGCTCTAGAAGGTATAAAGTAATCCAGCAATTGAAGTTTTCAGTCGTATATCTAAACATACAAAATATTCTCCTAAGATATGCAGACAtatttgatccttttagcccacTAAGCAAATAAGATTAGTACGTATCAGTGTCAGAGTGCTCATTTCTGCTTTTGGAATTCTAAGATTTAACTCTTCTGATcaacccaatttttttttgcaggtgTGCAGTTTGACATTGATCTTCCTAACAAAAAGGTTTTGATTGAGTCTAACCACAGTGTGGAGGTGCTGACAGAACGCCTGAAAAGGACAGGAAAGGATGTACAATATATCGGAGAAAAGTAGAACATGTATTGGTAGTTGGTATAAATGAAAAAGGTAACAACTCAGTACATGTGCCACTGAATGAAATCTTCAATATACGTGCAACGCTGTTCGTGTTTCTACCTGACACTTGGGATTCTTATCCAGCCATCTCTGGACTCTGAAACCATTGTTTTCACATCTTGTGTCTTTCGAAGCTATTGTCATGATCTCTGTAGAGACCAGTAACtttcaaaaacaaattcaaatttcCATTTAGCAGCTGAAAGAATGACAGGCCAGGATTTTACTGCAAAAGAATCATTTACTGGAACAAATCACTGCTTTCTTTCTGCAGGTAACTTAAACTAAACTGTGGCAaggaactttccactcatatttATCACTGTTAATACTCCGCATAGATTTACAGTCCTTGTAGCAAGTTGTCCATGGTTTCTCCTGGCTTTTATTACTTTTCTGTATCCCTGTTATGCTAAGTAGATCTTTGTGATAGTCTCCCATGCTTTCCTCAGTTTTCAGAGAGACTACTAAAACCCCACCAGCAATATAGTCTCCTCCAATGATTCATTTCCACCCTAGCCATGCCATATCACAAATATATCAAGTGGAGGCAAGAACTTCCACAGAGAGCAAGGAGAATGGTGAATAAAGGAGGACCAAAAAATATCCGGACTGCATGATCAGAATGCACGGCTCTCACATCTGTATCTGCACAATAAAAACCCCATTTACTTTCCCAAAAGTCATGGACTTGAAAAGTATAGAAAGGGTAATAAAACTCACCTCATACAGAGACAGTGTATAAGGGAATAGTAGTGTAGTGCTAACTCATTGGACTAGTATTCCAGAGGCACAGGTATATGGGACTATAGGAACATGGGTTCAGATTTCAATGTGGCAGctctggaattgaaaacttgtCTCAATAAACTAAGTGAAATTATTGTCGATTGTTCTAAAAAGTCAAATCATTCAATAATTTCGTGTTGGGAGGGAAAGGTctcatttttacctggtctggccttcatatGATTCCAGATCCAAAGTagtgtggttgacatttaactgccctctgaagtggcctaggaCACCATCATGGCAGTTAGGGAAAGAGAGCATATGGTGGTCTTGTTAATGACTCCTACATTCCATGATaaataaatggatttttaaaaaagggcatGTTCCAGTCTTTGGTGCCTCAATGCAATTGTAATTGTCTCAATATTTAGGTATCAGGCATATGGCCTCATGGCAAATCATTTCAAATTGAAATGTTACAAAGTGCAATAAAATTATTGTATTCTCCATAGAGCATCTTCTACCCTGTCCCACAACTCAATACTTTTCATATTCACAATGAACATTTCTTTACATGCATACAGCCTGAAGGGTTGTGCACAGTTTCCtaaaaaaattcattttcttGTGCGATCATTACCCATTGTGCCTCTGCAGTGGCTAGCCCAAGCTTTCATGATTTCTTCACTGTCTTGGAAGAGGTCTGGACGaacctggaaaaaaaaatgccataTCCCTCTCCAAACCTCCTTTGCAGGGGCACATTATCATTGTTTTGAAGTCTGCAATTGGAGTGCAAGAAATTCTGAGCATGTATAGAAAGGATCCAAGAGGGAAGGCTTATCTCACTACCAGCAAACCTGCATCTTGgcgcttgtttgaaagttctggcgatgaggcattctgatGACTTTGGCGGTCTCTGTTTTGCATTAACCAAACTGAAACTTGTCTGCAGTGAGTTAGCTGGGGCAATGTCTGAGTTGCTACAGTGTGTCTCATCGGACCTGCTGTAGGTATGAACAGAGACCTATGAAATCAGCCTGATCCAGCTGCTGAGAACTGGTGCTGAGAACTTTCAATTCGTAAGTGATAGGAGgtttaaaaaaaggagagaatTTCTGGCTTTTGGGACTCAATCAGTTGTGCAATTAACTCCAGAGCAGAAATACAACAGAAGAAACACAGTAATCAGAATCACTAACAAAGGTGTACGTCACGATCTTTCTAGATAATGTTCACTCTCAATCTACAGGTGTTTACCCCAAGTCAAGTTTTAAAGATTAGCCTGctgttgatgaccatgaatcaaatGCTTGACTGCATTTTTTCCCTCTGTGGTACTGTTTAAGCTTATTTGCTAATAAAGTTTAGGAGGCTATTTCATGTTGCAGTGGCTAATCTTGGTCTTGTCTGTGTATATTGGCTATTAGCTgattaacttttaacttttttaTTCTCCCTGTCTAGGGCTGTTGATATTTTTGTACTGCCCCTAATTCAAACAAGAGAGCTtttcttaaaataagaaaagagAGTTTAGACATCAGttgctttttaattttaaaactaatgCTTGTAATATGGATGTCATTAGGTTATTTAATTGTCATTGACTGGAGGGTTTAAGGGAAAATTTGAATATATCTATTGTAAGGTAGGAAATATGATTTTTCTTAACCTCCCTGATAAATCATTGTTTTGGGCAGGCTGTTACCACAGGGCTAATTTTCAGTTTATTAATTTCTGTGAACGATCACATTTGGTAATACCCTGGACTTTTTGCTttcttggaatactgtgtatttCATTTGACTGTAGGGATGAAGTTCAGGGCAACAATCTCTCAACTTAGGCTCTTAGAAGGAGTGAGCAAATGGAAGCTTCCCTTCTGTTGAAAGATCCTGAGGGTGACTGCTTGCCTGACATTATGCAATACATCAAACTTAAACAGCTTGTCCCCAGACTACTTAATCACAGATCACATTACATGTCCCAAGATAACTGAGCCTGTGGCATTCAGCACTGTCTTGAATAATATTATACTTTAAAATGATTTGTGTCTAGTTCATGAAATCAAATATGTTAACAGGCATGGTATTCTATTATAGGCAGATTGCCACAGCTGATACTTTGGACCAACAAACCTGGAAAGGTTAAATGGACTTACGCAATCTTTTGATAATTGCTGCTGGTGCGTGGTGTTTTAAATTGTGTTTCTTCAGTGAGTATTCTTATATGTACATTGATGCATTAGGCTTTGAAGAGTTAATATTCCTCAATGTAAGAGGAGATAGAATACCGAGCAACACAAATGAGGATAATAATTTAAAATTGAAGTATTGTAGATCAGACATAGGTCAGTGAATTTGGTATCAAGAAGCCTCTAAAACTAGAGGCAATGGAAGTCGGGGGGAAAACCCTCTACTGCTTTGAATCATGCCTAGCATGAAGGAAGATGATTGTTGTTGGagattagtcatctcagctccaaggcaTCTGTATTGGAGTTCCTCACAGTAGCATCCAGGTccacccatcttcagctgtttcatcaatcaccttccttccatcataaagtcagaagtggatgTTTTTGGTGATGACTGTACACTGTTCAGTACCATTAATAATTCCTCAGACAGTAAAGTAGCCCAtgctcaaatgcagcaagaccggAACAATATCCAGGATTGCACTAATAAGTAACACATGTACCATACAAGTGCCCAGGAATGACCAGCTCCAAAAGGAGAAAACCTAACggctgtcccttgacattcaatggcgccACTATCACAGAATACCCGACAACATCCTggagtttaccattgaccagaaactcaactggactaatCATAAGTACTATGGTTACAAGAGAAGATCAAATACTAGGAATCTTGCACTAAGGAAATTCTCCAACTCTTTCTaaacctgtccactatctacaaggtacaagtcaggaatgtaatgtaatacttcccacttgcctgtataagtgcagctccaacagcactcggaaacttgacaccatccaggacagaacAGCCCTACTTGATTGGCGCTACATCCTCAAACATTGAGTCtgtccatcaccaacactcagtagcaaataagtgtattatctgcaaaatgcacttgcagaaattcaccaaggctccttaaacagccCCTTTTAAACCCCCCAactatgatcacttggaaagacaagggcagcaggtacacagTAACACCATCAACTGTAAATTCCCTTGTAAGAagtgatggaaaaaaaattgtggcTGTAACAGCTACTgctttttgaggtattttcagtgttggaactGATTTCCTCAAATTTTTGGAGCAGtatttactgttttataagctgttgcattgttttagaACTTTTGTGAAAAATgatcaaaacaacagcacttttcaaaaaaggaagaaaagtgaGCGAGCAGGGACCACGTGGGAGGTGAAAAACAAACAGTAAATctgcacagataataaaatgtgaggctggatgaacacagcaggcgctgctcccgagatgctgctggacctgttgtgttcatccagcctcacattttattatcttggattctccagcatctgcagttcccattatcactgagtaaatctgcacagctgactgcctctgctgtttagtttcaagtatctctggacattCAGTtcattctaagaaaaataaacaagcagtgaaattcacagctgacgtTGGAGAAACGTGTGAGAGGAGCTCACAGCAGGGGCGcagctaagagataatgggaactgcagatgctggagaatccaagataacaaagtgtggggctgggtgaacacagcaggccaagcagcatctcaggagcacaaaagctgatgtttttggcctagacccttcatcacaaaagggggatggggagaggattctgaaagggGAGCAGCTAAGTTTTATTTTAGGTGTAACCTTACTACtttcttttgtaaatctacaatagtgttTTTATTTATTATGTTTTATCGAGATTTGTCTCgattaagttttaaaaatatagaaGATAGATACTAGGTTATCCCACAGCaatgtttttagagcagtaagactgctATTTCCTGGGTCTAAAGTTTattaaggtgcaaagatggcctttattgagtgatgtgctcttcctgtcggATGGAGGCGATTAGGGAGACTTTCCATGAGATTGATGATTATGCCTGCAgaaagtgtgtttggttgtgaatcctatcGGATCACATGGATTTGTTGGAGTGGGAGTTAgaagcaatgaggaatttacaggagctggggttgggtgtgatggatggcagtttctgGAAGGTAGAAAAACCGCAGATACAGTAAGGTGGATAGGTTACCTTTGGGAATGGTAGGAGAGGTAGCGCAGGAATGTCCTGGGGctgtccccatctcaaacaactgtcctgttttggaaaatgttggGGATGATGGACTCTCGGGGGAATGTAGCACCAATAACCAGGTTTCTGATACCGAGTCTGGTTCTAATGCAATGATGGGGTACGTCAGGTTTCAAGCAATCGATTGTGATAGGGCACTGACTAGTCAAAGGCACTGACAGACATTTCTATGACCAACAACACAACATCAGAATGCTGTATTGCCTCCCTGGCGCCATGATCAAGGATAtcttgaagagggtgcagaatattctcaaagaggAGAGGAACCAGGAGGATGTCATTGTACACATTGAAACGAACGACATAGAAAGAGGAAAGGATGAGGTTCTGAGGAGAGAAATTAGGCAGGTTTT comes from the Stegostoma tigrinum isolate sSteTig4 chromosome 13, sSteTig4.hap1, whole genome shotgun sequence genome and includes:
- the atox1 gene encoding copper transport protein ATOX1, producing the protein MAKHEFFVDMTCEGCSNAVTRVLNKLGGVQFDIDLPNKKVLIESNHSVEVLTERLKRTGKDVQYIGEK